In the genome of Pseudanabaena mucicola str. Chao 1806, the window GATGGAGGTTACCAAGGGGGCAATGACCAACACCATGTCCCGACTGGAGAGCAAAGGCTACATCGAAATCCGTCCCGATCCAGACGACGGTCGCGGCAAGCTCGCTAGGCTCACGCCAGATGGACGCACTGCGCGCAATCGTGCAGTCGCGTGCCTGAGCCAGTCGCTAGCCCCACTAGCCTCCATACTGTCAGACACCGAGATGAATGCCGCTCTGCTGGCATTGTGTAAGGCGCGGATCTGGTTTGATCAGAACCGATGATCAATGCCCGAAGAATTTTTCTAAGGCGTAATGTTGATCCAAGGTCACGGACAACTGATGCTTTTGAGAGAGGGTGATTAATCAGTTTACCTTGCTCATTGTGAACTCTCGCGTAGCGGGTCGGAGAGTGTCAACAAGAATGAGACAGTTGGTATAATGAGATTGATCTGTTCAGGAGGTGATTGGCAACTCATGTCTCACAATATTAGGGACTTGACGAGAAAAAAAGTACTACCGAGTTTGTATGGCTTCGACTGCGCTCAGACAACTTTGTCTAAGCAGAGTCGAAGCCGTAGGTACTTTAATTAATTGCAAGTCCCTTAACTGGTTTAATAAAATTTTGGTTTGCTCTCACAAAGCAATTGCCAGAGCGATTTCCCTGTTTTACCTTCACAGGTAGCCAGGTTTGGTTTCGCCGATCCCTCACTAAGATTAGTGCTCCCAGATTTCCTCCATAGGCATTGATGATCGCACCCTTTGGGATAATTGTCATCACTGACCAATCTAATGGATTATGCTGGTTATCTTGGAGCAGTTCTTCTGCAATGGTACTATAACCTAATGAGCGATCAGATGATTCGCCGAATAATCGCCATTGGAATTGTTGTGGCATTCGACAGTTAACGCCTTCAGGATCAACGACTTCCCATTGTCGATGTAACGGTCTCCGCTTAGAAACGGTGTAGTTTCCCTGAGAATCGGGAATTGGGATTGAGTCTGTTTCTTGTGGATCATCGGCTTGACTTACTGCTGCTTTCTGCTCGATAACAGGCAGGGTATTGGCGTTTGACAGGGCTGTCTGACTGACTGGGGTCTGATTAATCTCATTTTTAATTGGCTGACTACAACCTGCGATTGCCATCACCAATAACCATAAACTCCCTAAACGAATAGATTGAAAACTTGGCATACAATTTGAGCTCTATTGTTTAAATCAAGAAGCGTTGAATGATTAAAAACAGCTATAAGTAAGTGATCCTTATTCGATAAACCAGAAGCGATAAAATCAAATATTATTAATAATAAAGCTATCCAACTTTTCCCACATTGTCAATTATTTGCTCAAGACGTTACCTTAGAGGAATTGCCAAAAGCTAGACATATTTTCATTTGCAAGCTGTTGGCTTAATTTCGTACTCAACCAAAGTCCGACAGTGATGAGAAGCCTGTACCAGAGTTTGAATATATTAGGGATTGATATTGATATCACCCCAGTAAGGGTCATTGCGCTGTAGATAAAGAGTAGAGCAAAACTAGCTATATTGAAAGACTTAACCGTACCTTCAGGCTACAGGTATTGTCTCTGTTTTGGAAAACTCTAGTTTTTTCTAAACTGTTAGTAAGTCATATAGCTGCTATTTAGAATTTTATCCATCACTATAATGATTCTCTCCTTTTGTGTTCATCTTTTTCTTTGTAGGACTACTAAAATTTAATACCTTTGATAAAGTTAAGTTCTAGTCCGTCTTTGGCTCTACGAAATGCGAAAGAACTGCAAAATATGGATTTTCACTCTTTATTAATGCTAATTTAACATCAATAACTTAATATCAATGTTTATCTATTATCAAGATTATAACAGTTTTTATTTTGCTATAAGAGAAATGAAAGCTGTAAACCCTTACTATGATTGTTTTTTGCAAATGACTACGCATTCATTTACAAAAAGCTATACAATGTTAAGTAACTGTTAAAAGAAAAGAGATGATAGTTGAAAATAGTGAAGTAATCTTATCAGTCAAAGATTTGACTGCGGAAGTAGATGGAGTCCAGATTCTCAAAGGGCTAAATTTAGAAGTTAAAGCTGGTGAAGTCCATGCAATTATGGGACCCAATGGATCCGGAAAAAGTACCTTCTCTAAAATATTAGCAGGACATCCTGCCTATACCGTCACAGGTGGTGAAATCTGGTATAAGGGAAAAAATCTCTTAGATTTAGAACCTGAAATTCGGTCGAGAGAAGGCATATTTTTAGCCTTTCAATATCCACTAGAAATTCCAGGGGTTACTAATTCAGATTTCCTGCGCCTTTCCTATAACAATTTGCGAAAGCATAAGGGCTTAGAAGAGCTAGATATTATCGACTTTGATGACTTCATTCAAGACAAGTTAGAAATTGTGGAAATGAATCCTGCTTTCTTGAGCCGTAGCGTGAATGAAGGATTCTCAGGTGGCGAAAAGAAACGCAATGAGATCTTGCAAATGGCAATTCTTGAGCCAATCTTAGCAATTCTTGATGAAACGGATTCAGGGCTAGATATCGATGCTTTGCGGATTGTGGCGGGGGGTGTGAATAAGCTATCTACACCTCAGAACTCTTCCCTTGTGATTACCCACTACCAGCGCTTGCTCAATTACATCATTCCTGACTTCATTCATGTTATGGAAAACGGCAAGATCATTCTCACGGGTGGTAAGGAACTTGCCCTAGAACTAGAAGAGAAGGGCTATGACTGGCTTAAAGAAGAAGAGGCGGTGTTAGCATAATGGCAATACAAGTTTCTGAACAGTTATTAGATCCAGTGGAAGATCAAGTGGAATTGAAAGGTGCGTTAAGTACGCGCAGTAAATTAGCTGTCAATAGTGAGCAATTTGTCGCTCAAGTTGTGAGGATTCGTGCGGATATTGCGAGTCCTGATCAGGATACGAGCAACTTTGTAAGCAACCTGCGGCAATTGGCAATCGATCGCCTCGCTACCCTCTCTTTCCCCACCACTAAAGATGAAGAATGGAAATATACTGATGTTTCCAGTTTGGGGAGTTTAACTTTTGCCAATCAACCAGCGATCGCGTCCCGTAGCGATAATTTGGAGCCCTTAATTGCGAGTCACTTGGCGCCAGAATCTCAAGGTAATTGTCTAATATTTGTGAATGGCAAATATCGCAAGGATTTGTCAGACACTAGTGCAGCAACTGAAGGCTTGGTCGTTGGCACATTGGCAACTCTTGGCGATCACATTTTGCCGAAGTTGAGATCGCACCTTGCACAACATCCCGATGCCAATGATTTTTTTGCCATCCTGAATACGGCTTGTATGGACGATGTGGCGATTATTCTTGCCCCTAAAAATTTGGTGGTGGAGAATCCTGTGCAATTGCTATTCATTGCTGCTCCCCAAACGGGTGAAGCGACTTTAATTACCCAGCCGCGTTGTTTGGTAATTGCCGAAGCCCATAGCGAGCTAACCTTTGTGCAAAGCTTTGTGGGTGAGGATAGTCAAATCTATTTCACGAATGCAGTGACGGAAATTTGGCTGGCAGAAGGCGCTCAGGTCAATCACACCAAAGTACAAAGGCAAGGTGATGAGGCAATTCATATCAATACCACAGCGATCGCACAGGCAAGAAATAGCGTCTATAAAAATCAATCGATTAGCTTTGGCGCAAAGATTTCACGGCAAAATTTGATGATGCAGCAAATGGCAGAACAAACGGAAACTTCGCTCACGGGCTTAGCCTTTCTGGACGGTGAACAGCTTTCCGATACCCATTCTTGCATTGCCCACAACTATCCGCACGGTTCGAGCCAGCAACTACATAAATGTATTGCTGATGGAACTTCCCATGCGGTATTTAATGGCAAAATCCAAGTTGCGAAGTTAGCCCAGCAAACTGACTCCGCACAGCTAAGCCGTAACCTGTTGCTATCGGGCAAGGCTCGAGTAGATACCAAACCGCAGTTAGAGATTTTTGCGGATAATGTTAAATGCGCCCACGGTGCGACGGTGAGCCAACTAGACGCAGAAGAAATCTTCTATCTCCAAAGTCGGGCGATCGATGCTGAGAGTGCCGCGAATTTATTGACCTATGCCTTCGCATCGGAGGCAATTTCGCCAATTCCTGTCGTATCCATCCAGCGATCACTGAGTAGCTTTGTGTTAGAGAAAACCAAGTTCTAGTCAATAGCCTCGTTTGCTATTCTCAAAGATATCTAGGGAAAAAGGCAGCGTCACTGCCTTTTTCCCTAGATATCTAGTTCTGCCAGTGCTAGCTTCGAGCCATGAGTTTCGATAAATTCACGCCGTGGCGCAACCTTATCACCCATCAAAATCGTAAAGATGCGATCAG includes:
- a CDS encoding MarR family winged helix-turn-helix transcriptional regulator; this translates as MVTTAILPSPSKLPHAIDHMPAARNKHGIVEQDPMLFQLMNEVGIVAQLAQNRASRLLAPDLNMSQFIVLNHFVRVGDDKSLSHLARVMEVTKGAMTNTMSRLESKGYIEIRPDPDDGRGKLARLTPDGRTARNRAVACLSQSLAPLASILSDTEMNAALLALCKARIWFDQNR
- the sufC gene encoding Fe-S cluster assembly ATPase SufC: MIVENSEVILSVKDLTAEVDGVQILKGLNLEVKAGEVHAIMGPNGSGKSTFSKILAGHPAYTVTGGEIWYKGKNLLDLEPEIRSREGIFLAFQYPLEIPGVTNSDFLRLSYNNLRKHKGLEELDIIDFDDFIQDKLEIVEMNPAFLSRSVNEGFSGGEKKRNEILQMAILEPILAILDETDSGLDIDALRIVAGGVNKLSTPQNSSLVITHYQRLLNYIIPDFIHVMENGKIILTGGKELALELEEKGYDWLKEEEAVLA
- the sufD gene encoding Fe-S cluster assembly protein SufD — its product is MAIQVSEQLLDPVEDQVELKGALSTRSKLAVNSEQFVAQVVRIRADIASPDQDTSNFVSNLRQLAIDRLATLSFPTTKDEEWKYTDVSSLGSLTFANQPAIASRSDNLEPLIASHLAPESQGNCLIFVNGKYRKDLSDTSAATEGLVVGTLATLGDHILPKLRSHLAQHPDANDFFAILNTACMDDVAIILAPKNLVVENPVQLLFIAAPQTGEATLITQPRCLVIAEAHSELTFVQSFVGEDSQIYFTNAVTEIWLAEGAQVNHTKVQRQGDEAIHINTTAIAQARNSVYKNQSISFGAKISRQNLMMQQMAEQTETSLTGLAFLDGEQLSDTHSCIAHNYPHGSSQQLHKCIADGTSHAVFNGKIQVAKLAQQTDSAQLSRNLLLSGKARVDTKPQLEIFADNVKCAHGATVSQLDAEEIFYLQSRAIDAESAANLLTYAFASEAISPIPVVSIQRSLSSFVLEKTKF